AAGGCACTGGTCATTGTATTTTAAGTGTCCCTCTAACCTAAATACTATGCCAACATTGGCACACTTGGTTTTCACCCCCAGCACCTTGGAATTTTCTTCTCCTGCAGCCTTGAAGGTGGCTCAACAAGCCACTCTTCAGATGGGAAAGGCCCTCACCCACATCACCTCTCAAAGGGTGAAATCTGCAGAAATTTCTGAAGGGAAGAGAATGCCCATGCCATCACATTGCCACAGCAGCCCTGTGATCGCCACAAAAACACCAACACCGAACTACTCCAAAAAGCTACCGTGCCTACAGAAAGTGCCTACCTCTTTTGATGTCATCCAGCTGAGGTTCAGGTGAAGGGTTATCTTTCAAGGGGGATGTTTTGGGTCCAACTGGAGGCTTCGTTGGAGCTCTGAATGGCAtaggtggtgggggcgggggcggctgtAACGGCTGTGGGGCACGACTGGGCTGCTGCTCCATCCGGGCTTGGATCTTACTGCTCCCCTCAGCCCTAAAATGGGACACAGATATTAAACTGGGCGGACAAAGTCAATGGTCAAATTTGTCCAGGTGACTGACCACCTGGAAGTCTCTGCAGAACTCCATGCTTTTCAGACTGCTGCAAATACTGACACGTAAATTTTATCGCATGAACTAATCATTCGATAACCATCTGTTGTATTCCAGTTATGCACGGGTGCCAGACACGGGGAGGTGAGTGCGAGAgatcctcaaggagctcacattTTGTAGCAGAAGCAGATGAAATGAAGATGTAGAATACAATGTGATTATGAGAACCCattttattaatagaaaatatgACGATTAGACTTGTAAACAATATAAAGTGGTAATCCCAAGTGTATCAGTTACTAAATAAAACCAGTCCTTAAAATCCTGGTCAGTCTGTAAATTTTTCCAGGATCCACTCACTGCTGGCTCATTTTGTCACACACCAGCTCTTGCTGGCAGACAAGCCAAGTGCTTCACTCCAAACAGAGAAAATTCTATCCATTAACAATTTCTTTTGTAAGTGGATTAGCCCAGCACTTTTCAAACTTTAGTGTGCACACAAATCAACTGAGGATCtcattaaaatgcatattctcaCTTATTAGGTCCTGAAATTCTGCACTTTCAACAAGCATCCAAGTGATAAATGCTGCTAGTCCCCAGATGACACTGCATAATAAGAGAAACGCTCACAACCATCAGCCCCTGGAGAAGTAACTGCAGCACCTGGTTCGTGGAGGCAATTAACACAGATACACTGAGCCACAGGAAGGAACAGGCGCTCTGCGGCACACCGGCACCGGACACAGGTAGCTAACCATCTCACTTACTCTCGGTCTCCTTGTCTGCGTGGGTGTGTTTTAAGGACAACAATAACACCTAAGAGCTACTTATAGATGAGAAAAGATCATTCCTAAAGTGTCTAGCATTGTTCCCGGCATATAATAACTCCTTAATACAAGGTAGCTAATACAAGGTAGctactcctttattttttgtgaaagaagaaaatggctTGAGGAAGCATAAACAGAAAAATACCAGGCTCTAACactctttaaaatgtaatcacTATATTACAATAATTGCTATATCACAATGTAACAACAGAACCACTGGATTATTTCTATTTATGGAatgaattttaactttaaataaaatctaactgGTTTCATATCAGGCATGTAATGCCtattgaattaaatattaaaaagcacactagttcaaaaataggcaaaattttattttgttacaaaaattttgtttttattagatcTCAATAgatctaataaaaattttttcactCTAATAAACCATATATATTATTCAATTATTCTTTCATAATTATAAGTCTGTAAATTTAAATCTTATATTCCTTAAGCGGTACTGTTTCAAAAATCATGAGATTAATAGAGTCAATTTACATATAAAGTACACTCCTTTCCCCAATGGCTTTCACTTTTCAGGTCTTAAAAGCATTATTTCTTTCTACtacatttaaggaaaagataTTTTACTGATTTGTCTGAGAAAACACAGGTGGAGCTATTGAGATTATCAACAAGATTCTGCGTACCCAGATGCTCACGATCTTATAAAATAACTGAATAGATAATACAAATGTCACATCACGCTGTATCTGGTGATTCCCATACCTTGTTTTCTTGACCTGAATGCTGCTACTGAGCTTTTCCAGCACATATTCACCAGTGTCATGGTTAATAATAAGCACACAGTCTTTCTGGTAAGGCCGCTTGTTCCCTTTGAACACAGTCATTGGTGGTGTGGACCCCTACATGGCACAAACAGTGTAAGTTTACCAAAACTAAGCACACCAGTTATGAATATCAAAACTGAATTTATAGGTGACTCTACCTTATCAAACATTTTATCAGAGAAACCCAAAAAGAACTCCTGGTTTCCcaggcaaaaacaaagaaaagggtaATGATAATATAGAAAGAACCTATGACTCTATAACTGGTTCTAAGTAATCAAGAAAggtaacataaaattttaaattaccataTATGTTCTAGGGACTCaaaaaaatgttatgaataacaataaagtgtgaactgagaaaaataaattaaccacTACTTGTGATCAAGCTTTCACTGTGAGAAGTAAAACCTGGGAGAGATCTCTAAAATTTCCTTGTAATTGGGGAGTTCAGGGTTTCCCCCTCATGCCAAGTAGCCGACAGAGCATCTGGAAGGGCAGCTCATGATTCTGGTCAGCTCAAAGCAAGCACATCTGCCAGTCACCTGCCTAGGTCCTTTGATCACAACCCCACTGCTCTGAGGTCCAATAATTACACCTTTAAACCAACCATCTAGTCCTTCAGCCTCACCAgtgccactcaccctgggctctgtgggctccagagcagaaggcaggaggcagctggcaTTCTTTCAGATCCTCAAACTTTTCATTTGAGGGCTTTAACAAGGCTTCTCTGCCTATAacgcctgcccctccctctctgtcaaCTACTCAACCTGCAAATCTACTCAAAGGTCACTTCCTTAGGGAAGCCTCCCCTGGTTTTCCAAAATAAGCattacattttcttatatttaaattccATATCATAAACTCCACAAGGGCAGAAAATGTACTTGTTTTATTCAAGACTGTATTATCAGTGTCTAGTaatgcacacagtaggtgctcaactaatatttactaaatatagGATTTAATCCTTTGTATAGAATCAAAAACTGGTTCCTCACTCATACAGTAAAAATTTAGAGTAGGAAGGGGCCTTAGGGATCACTTATCTAACCCCTTCATTTCACATTTGGGAAAGAAAGGTCTAAAGGGAGATGATGTAACCTGCCAAAGGCAACAAGTAATGAAACAGCAGTCTGAACTAGCAGACAAGCAATTTTTCCAAGACATAAAGCTTCCCAGGTCTCCTTGTCCAGTGCCTTTTCATTCTTCCACAGGTCGGCAAGAACTCATTGTGTGCCAGGATAGGGCTGTGACATGCAATGACACACGTTCACTGAGAATGTTGTCTAATCCTTTGGGGTTTATGATCAGAGTGAGGCTTGGGCAAGGCCTCACAAAAACCCTTCTATGAAAGAGTTCTCAATTCAGTTTTTAACTCAATTCATTGTTGCTCAATTAGCTGAATGCTCTGAACCTCTACTTTTTGCCTGAAACTATCAGCCTACACTTCACTGTTTGTCAGGCACTATATTATATGAAAGATGGAAGTCCTGCTCCTGCCCACCTTAACTCCTGTCTTGGCAGCACCACACTCCTAAACGTGATGGCTATTTATCAGCATGAAACCCATGGCCTTCTTCTATGGAGATGCTTGGGGAGAAACTATGCATGTTTAAAAAAGGGGCCAGATGTCTGGGTAGGATCCCTGTTTACTTTATAGCAAATGGGACCTTCGAGAAAATGACAAAGAATCATTTTTAATCAAACACCTACGAAATATACATTCTATTCTACCCCACACCCTAAATTCCCTTTTTCCTTATGCTGACACTTCAGAAAATTAGGAATTTTTAAACAGTAGGTAATTCAAATAGTAATCACACAAAACATGAGAATTCACTGggattctacatttttaaaaaacagcaatgGAATAAACTTACAGGGATATGTGGCAGCGTAATTGTGACTTCATCTCCTTTGCCAACCTGAAGCTCTCCTTCACAGGAAGTGTCTATAGATGCTGGCTTAAAATCATCTAAAGGAAAAGGAAACGAAAAGTACCCACCATGTTATTTATACTAAGGGTTTTCTAGGCATTCACATTTAACAATTATTACTCAAATAAATGGCAAATacaaataatttagaatatttttaaaaaactatttcattGTGGAAAACTTCCCATATACAACAACAAAGAGAACAGTGTAATAAACCCTGTGCACCACCATTATCCAGCCTCAGTAATTACCAACTGAGGACAATCTTGTTTCATCTACACGTCTACATacttctcctcccaccccgcctggattattttgaaggagaaaaaaaactagaatttaTATACCATTTTATTAAGCAAAGATACTCCCTTCTCCAGAGTGACAGATGAAAATCAATGCTTATTATCCATTATACAGTGCTTTATTAGGGTTGCTGTGAGATCAAAAGTGGTAACATGTTAATAACATTCTGTGATTGTAAAACCCTACATGAAATACAAAGCTATAGCATCATATAAGCTGATTTCTTTTTGTGTAGGAACTGTCAAAATTATGACTTGCCACACTCAAGTTCCATAGCTTTAATAAAGATACTCCTGTAGATGTTGGGAGTACAGGGCTGAACTTTATCTCCAAAGGTTAATCCTGCCTGTGTTTCTGAATTGCAATTTAAGCACAATTACTCCATTTTAATACACACCTGCCTCAAACTGCAAGCCAGGTGCATATGTAAAGTGTCTCATTTAAATTCCCCATTGCCCTTCACTCTACTACAACATCAACTTAGTAAACCGCTCAAGAAATGACGGTCTTATCACATTCCATTATCCCTCTGAAAGAGCTGATATGCTGCCAGTAGTTAGCATAGCAATGTAATGGCAGGGCAAGTGACCACACAAAGATGGAACTTCATTATCCAACCGACATCTCTCTAAGTGTTGAGTCACACTTATTAGCTTCTTTGGCAAAAACATGTCTTAACCAGCATTAGCACTACAAAGACAGGAAACCGGGAGTCTGTGAATCATAGAAGGATGCTCAGTCAGCCAATTAGTAAAAGCCAAATCTTTACCCAGGACACAGAGTGGGAGTGCCCTTCCTCAACGGAGTCTGTAATCATGTAGAAAAGGAAGGTCCAGCATAATGACTATTTTGACATTCTTTATACCTGCTTCCAAACACAGATCAAACTTTAACTTATTCCAGGCTcacaaattcaaattttattcttcacCTACAAGGGGCTTCGTCCTGAGTCCATCAGGGCAGTATAAGTGACCTCAAAAGACATCAAAGTCAAAGGAGatgcagaggctggaggaggaaggctgAAGGGGTGCAGGGAGGATGCGGATTCTTTGGCTGCAAGAGGGAGTGAAGCGGTGTCTCAGGGTACCCAGAGCAAAGAAGCACCAGGAAAGAAAGCTGAGGAAAACGGGGGGAAAGAGAGTGAAATAGGAGGGAGTAGGTGAGGCTCATGAGCAAACAGGAAGAGTCCTTTAAACACAGAGAACCCTGGTGAGACCATcagaaaaaggggagggggggggaatTACAGGAAGAACTAGAGTCTGAATGTGGGGTCAGGTTTTTCGGTAATAAACAGGGGGTAGGTTTGACATCAAGGAAGGGCTGGCTGCGgcgaggaaaagagaaaggagccAATGAACTTCAGAAGAAGCGTTTGGGGTCAAAGGCAGAAGAGGTGGAACGACGAAGGGTTCGGTTTGGGAAGAGTGAGTCTGAAGGGAGtaggggggaagaagggaaaaaatcgAAGTCCCGGAGGAACTGGGGTAAGAAAGAAGGGAGCTAACGTAGGCAGGAGGTCCCCCGTACTTTGGGGTGCCCAGGTTGACAAGAGGCTGCTGGAGCGGCCGAAAGGAACCGCTGACTTACAGCGAATGGTGTGGAAAGAGGCTCGCGGTCGCTTTTCGAAGCTCTCCCCGAGTCGCAGGCAGTGTTCTTCTCGGTCCAGCAGCGGGTTCGCGGTCCCGTTCATGGCCCCGCACGGGCCTCGCGCCCGGACCGGGGCTCTTCCGGCGCGGCCACGGTACCAGCTTCCGGCGCCGGCGTCCGGGACTGCGATGCTACCTGGACACCACCCCGGAGCGcagcaggaatcaaaccggcgccCACCCAGCGCCGGAAGCAAGTCTCCTCCGCGTAGGGGTGGGGGAAGCCTTTGAGGAAGCAGGGCCGCGGGACTTCCGGCGTCGGGGAGGCACTTCTGGGTTCGTAGCGGAAGTGACGGAGACGGTGCCGCGGCAATAGAATTCCGCCGGGATTCTGAGGTCCTCAACGCTGGTTTGTCCATGCTCAGGGTGTTTTCGCGGTGGCTCCCAAATTCTGCTTCTGTAGCCTGGGCCTGGGTGAGGGCTAAATGCACTCGGCCCTTTCTCTCCAAGTAAAGCTAGGGACAGGGACTGATGACGGTGAGTCTAGATCGCGGCGGGCTAGATTAACGTGGGGCTGATAGCCACGTTCTGTGTATGACAGCGTCTCCGCAGGCTGTCGCGGCTGCGTCGACCGAGTTTATCCCGAGTCTCCTGAGACCGGTAGATCCTCGGGACGCTACGCCACGCGTAACTCgtctcttctttcccttcatgCGGTGTTGGCGGTGCGAGGGCCTCAGTGTCTGGTTTTGAGAGAGCTTCTTATGATCAGAATCTCAGCCCACCCAGGCGTAGCTCCATCTTCCCCGAAAGAAAACTGTCTCCGATCGTTGGGAAACGGTGTTCCCACTTCTGTCTCGGAATTGGCCACCCGCATCCAATACGGGCAGCTGTTGGAGTTAAATCACCGCAAAGTTAATGAGTATTTTCTCTCCAAGATTTCTCAGTTCTTGAGAGGGTCCTTTTTCTAAActagagagatttattttaatggATGACTTACTTTGACTTGAAGTGCATGAGAGACCTAGGTCACTGAATGTTAGCCCTCTGATGGTGAGGACTTTGTCTTGATCTCCTTTGTGACCTCTCCTCGTGTAGCAGGCAGGGTGTCGTGTAGTCAGTACTAGTAAACGTTTGGTGACGAGCTGTTTGGTGAAAGAACCGTTTTGGAACCACTAACCAGAATGTCATTCTTTTCCCTGCAAAGTAGGGATACAGCCTGGGCCTTGAACCCAACCTGAGGAACCACATCTGAGAAAACTGTGCCTATGTCTGCAGAATAAACTTGGATTCCTCAAACTGTTCAGGGATGGGGAATCTTCAGCAGTGTTAAACACATTACCATCAACTTATGAGATGACATCTTTGCAAAGGAAAGGGCTGCAAGGAAGGATTCTCAGCtctgaggaagaggagaaactGAAAAGAGACCAAGTTTTAGTGTCTGactttaaacaacaaaaactggaaaaagatGCTCAGAAGAACTGGGatctattttacaaaagaaatagtACTAATTTCTTCAAAGACAGACACTGGACCACCAGAGAGTTCGAGGAGCTCAGGTCATGTAGGGAGGTAATGTTACACCTTATCTGagctgtttatttaaaatgtgtaggAGTGCTTGATCGCATTTTTATGGAGTGAGGTTGAGAATTTATGTAGCCTGTCAGAATGGTTTGTACCTTAGAAATAGACTGGTTTCAAGTAGTTTTAGCAGTTCCTGGGTTGTATAATACATAGAAGAGAACTTTAGTGAGCATTTCTGTCTTTAAagcaggggtgccaaactcattttcactgggagccacatcagcctcacggttgccttcaaaaggccgagtgtaattttaggattgtataaatgtaactactccttaactaggggcaaggagctcggtgctgccaccgggtagaatcAAGGTGCTGgaccggataaaacaaggtggagggctggactcagcccacgggccttgtgtttgccacctgtgttttaaaGCTATCTGAAAGTTGTAAATGATAAATTCATACTGAGTAACTTCAGTGACAGATtcataatgatgatgatgaacacTTTACCATGGCCCTGTTCTAGAACTTTACATTTGTAATTGAAGTGGTGTAATAGCACTGTGACATAGACACTAGTGTGAACCCTACCTACTCATGAGATTGAGGCAAGAAGCTGTTTAAGTGATTTGTTCAATGatagaaaatggggaagggtgAAGTCTGGATTGAGTGCAAGCAGTTAGTCTGTTCTCTTAGCCATTATGCTGTGTTTTCTCCACACCAAACTGCCCAGTTTGGACAACAAGTTGAGATGCCAATATTAGCTTTTGGTTatcagtttacttatttattacctCTGGGAATggagtccttgtctttcatgttCTGGACCTTttagtttggtttgtttcttCACTACACAAATGTAGTGCCCTCTAACTTTGGGTTCTCTTTCCTCAGTTTGAAGATCAAAAATTGACTGTGCTTGAAGCTGGCTGTGGGGTTGGGAACTGTTTATTCCCACTTTTAGAAGAAGATCTGAATATATTTGCTTATGCCTGTGATTTTTCTCCAAGAGCAGTTGAATATGTCAAGGTTGGTGCACCCTCCGTGTGTCCTGTTATGTTTCTGGTTTTTTAGATTTGTTTGACCTGCCCTTTATACCCATTTTCCCGGTTTCAGCCCTCTCCATGAAGTTCACCGGCTATGATCATCATAAATGTACTTTTccatttacatacatatataatacatacagaaagagcagaaaaagtGGGAATACCATAATGACACCCATATACTTATATCAAAATCAGTGATTGCTAACATTTTGCCCCATTTACTTTATAGACTCCTCTTGGCTGAGCTGTTGTAAATTATAGACACTTCACTACTAAACATGCCTGCATATGTCTTCAGTAAGGATTTTCTCTCCGTAACTACAAAACACACGTCTAACAAAAATAACTGCAATCCTGTAGTATCTTTAGTACCCAATCCAGTTTTGGGTTTCCCCAAATAGTCCCAGGTGTCTTTTATAGCTGTATTTAATCAAGGGCTACATCTTATACTTCATTACACATCTTGAATCTCCTTGGCCTAGAATGTTCCTGCCTTTCACGTTGACCTTTTTTTGTACCAACATTGAGTTTTTTTGGAGAATAAGCCATTTTCTGTAATGAGATcctatatttcaaaatgtttgattgtttctttgtatCATTGTTTAACTTGTTCCTCTATCCCCTATTTTTGCTGTCAACTAGAAGTTAGACTTAAGTTGGGTAAGttatttttggcaaaaataataGGTGATGTATCTCTCATATTGCATTGTGTCAGGAGGCAGTAATATCTGGTGATCTTACTGTAAGGGATGCTAGTTTTGATCACTGGGTTAAGGTAGGAACTACCTAATTGTTGTACAAATATTCCCCTTTTGCCATTGACAGATATGTGGGGCATACTTTGGCAACATGCAGATATCTAGTTTTCCATTAGCTTTTCACAGTTCTGGcattcattagattttttttgtttaatatcgGTATCACATTGTATTATAACTTGCTTTTATCATTCTACATTACATCTTGCAGAGTTTTttatttaccacattttatttagatGTTGTAGTATTCCATAAAATGGATATACCATGCTTTAACAATTACTCTGTTGATATTTgcttaaattatttctaattttctgcttttttaaacaGGGTTAATATCAGCATTATACACATGCTTCCGAAACACACGTACACACTTTTCTACATGTTTCTATATGTTGAGTAATGGAATAAAGAGTatacacatttacattttaatagataATGCCAAGTTTCCTTCCAGAAACTTAATAGTTTATAATTTAACCAATAATATAAGGATACCTTTTACTCTAGGCCCTTAACCTTTAATGTCAGTCTTTTTTATATCTCCCAATTTTATGGTCAAAATATAATGTCAACATATTttactgtgtttatttcttaTAATCAGTGAGGGTGAATCTTTGTAATATGTAAATAAGCATTAGATTTCTTTTGGTCCCTTTGGTTCTTTTGGTTCTTGCTTAAGAATCCCTTCATTCCACATACATTTATCAAGAACCTAATGTGTGCCGGTCACTGTTGTGAGCACTGGGTTAAGTAGTGAACAAAGTGGACAGAAAACCCCAACTAGTATGGAGCTTCTATTATAGCATGAATTGTCTGTTGATAACCTTTGCCCACTCTTCTGTcatttttgctcttatttttagtatatattcTGTTGTATATGTTGCAAacatttcttctagttttatacaatgttttattatattgttCTATGACAAGATTTAAATTATGTCACATTTATTAGTCTGTTCACTTTGAGATGAGATGCTAAGGTTTTGTATCTTGTttagtagttctttttttttaattacattttattgatttcactattatagttgtcaaattttgccccctccacccagctctcccctctccctcaggcagtgctcacaccattgtccatgtccatgggtcatgattGTGTGTTtgttagctactccatttcctatgctgtactttacatctccatgactattctgtaacaaccaatttgtacttcttaatcccttcaccttttttgcctaTCCCCCCAAatccacctcccatctggcaactattaaaatgttctctgtatctatgattctgttatgcttgcttgcttatttttttttagattcaattgttaataggtatgtatttattgccattttattattcatatttgtgatctttttcttaaatttaagtcgctttaaatttcatattataattgtttggtgatgatgaactcctttagccttttcttgtctgggaagctgtttatatGCCCTTgaattctcaatgatagctttgctggacagagtaatcttggttgtaggtccttgtgtctcatcactttgaatatttctttttttttatttattttttttattaatatattttattgattatgctattacagttgtcccatttcccccttcactcccctccaccctgtgccccctctcccacccacattccccccctttagtccatgtccatgtgtcatacttatgagttctttagcttctacatttcccatactattcttgccctccccctatctattttcaacctacattctatgctacttattctctataccttttccccctctctcctcctcccacccctactgctagcccccgcCTCCCTTGTGCCctcaatttctgtggttctgttcctattctagttgtttacttagtttcttttggttttgctttaggtgtggttgttaataattgtgagtttgctgtccttttactatacatgtcttttctttatcttcttttcttagataagtccctttagcatttcataaagtaagggcttggtgatgatgaactcctttaatttgaccttatctgaaaagcactttatcttctcttccattctaaatgagagctttgctggatagagcaatctgggatgtaggtccttgtctttcatgacttggaatatttctttccagccccttcttgcctgtaaggtctcttttgagaaatcagctgacagtctaatgggaactcctttgtaggtgactgtccccttatctcttgctgcttctaggattctctccttcgtttttaccttggctaatgtaattatgatgtgccttggtgtgtttcttcttgggtccaacttctttggggctctctgcgctccttggatttcttggaagactgttccctttgccagtttggggaagttctcctttattatttgttcaaataacttttccacttgttggtcctccccttctggtacccctataattcggatgttggaacgtttaaaggtgtcctcgatggtcttaagcttttcttcgattttttgaattcttatttcatcatgctctcctgcttggttgattctatcttccttctggtccactgtgttgttttgagactcagaatccttcctttcacaattggctctcctccgtgtgtcttcctgcatcccttttatggtaatctgcattttttcatgtaatttggatccaaaatcaaccagttccgtgagcttcctgatcaccagtgttttgaactgtgcatctgatagattggctatttcttggtcactcaaaaggatgagtcctgggggactgatctgttctgctggaaacatgtcttatgtctttccctctctctcctattattttacttatttatttattttttctctggtctggtcgctcttgttacggtagggggtggagccttaggtgttcaccggggctgggcgccccagtcgctagcttgtgacgttatatgtgggggcaggggcgggagcggggacaggagggatcaatggcgacccttccgttctcctggagtcagacacttccctgggcttctgggccgtgagctctgccctggtccacaatcgctgccccactgattcccccagccgctgcttgcgtactcagggatcaccgctacaccgctgcgctcttgtgccccggatggctgttgtgccgattttgcgccaaatttcccctgacctacgcgcgcctgcgaccctcGCCGGCCCTGCGCCGGCTCGCTTGGCTCGTTGTcctctaccagtctggatgtacgggtctacttcaacttcttggctgtccgacttccatttagataaatcctctgacagttctgatatgactgcaaatcattgttgtaaattattgtggttctgttcttggttgtgcgaggaggtacggtgcgtccacctattcctccatcttgctggaagtcactttgaatatttcttaccaattccttctggcctgcaaaatttgAGAAATCAAGTGATGATCTTATGGGAAcatccttgtaggtaactaactgcttttctcttgctgcttttgagattttctttttgtctttaacctttggcatgttaattatgatgtgttttggtgtgggcctttttccgtccatcttgtttgggattctgctcttgctggacttgtatgtctatttccttcacctagTTAGGGAAGTGTTCTGTCATTttattcaaatagattttcaattttttactttctctcttctccttctgtcacccccatgatgcaaatgttggaatacttgaagttgtcccagagactccttacattatcctcattttttttttggattctttttcttcttgctgttctgactgggtgtttttttgctttcttatattctaaattgctggtttgattcttggcttcatcccctctacTGCTGATTGCCTGTAAATTGCTCTTCATTCCAGTTAATGTAGCCGTCATTcttaactggttcttttttatggtttccgtGTCCTTTtgtatgctgttgaagttctctctgagttcatcagctcttcccctaagttcattgagcatacttataaccagtattttgaactctgcatttagtAGTTCACTTgtccccattttgtttagttctttttctgaagtgttgatcagtttttttatttgagccatgtttctttgtctcctcattttggcagcctccctgcgtttctttctatgcattaggtagagttGTTGTGATTCcctggcttggtagagtggcctaaagtagtaggtgtcctgtagggtccagtggcacagcctccccatcacccaagctgggtattcaaggtgtaCCCCTCATGTGGGC
This DNA window, taken from Phyllostomus discolor isolate MPI-MPIP mPhyDis1 chromosome 7, mPhyDis1.pri.v3, whole genome shotgun sequence, encodes the following:
- the EAF1 gene encoding ELL-associated factor 1, whose translation is MDKPALRTSESRRNSIAAAPSPSLPLRTQKCLPDAGSPAALLPQRLPPPLRGGDLLPALGGRRFDSCCAPGWCPGSIAVPDAGAGSWYRGRAGRAPVRARGPCGAMNGTANPLLDREEHCLRLGESFEKRPRASFHTIRYDFKPASIDTSCEGELQVGKGDEVTITLPHIPGSTPPMTVFKGNKRPYQKDCVLIINHDTGEYVLEKLSSSIQVKKTRAEGSSKIQARMEQQPSRAPQPLQPPPPPPPMPFRAPTKPPVGPKTSPLKDNPSPEPQLDDIKRELRAEVDIIEQMSSSSGSSSSDSESSSGSEDDSSSSGGEDNGPASPPQPSHQQPYGSRPAMANGTSRPQGSNQLMNTLRNDLQLSESGSDSDD
- the METTL6 gene encoding tRNA N(3)-methylcytidine methyltransferase METTL6 isoform X3 gives rise to the protein MTSLQRKGLQGRILSSEEEEKLKRDQVLVSDFKQQKLEKDAQKNWDLFYKRNSTNFFKDRHWTTREFEELRSCREFEDQKLTVLEAGCGVGNCLFPLLEEDLNIFAYACDFSPRAVEYVKQNPLYDTQRCKVFQCDLTEDDLLEHVPPESVDVVMLIFVLSAIHPEKMRLVLQNVYKNSWPGSSWTQAMKKW